The region CAGCGCCAAGGGTCGGTCAATCATCGACGCCTCGCTTCGCCCAGAACTCCAGAGCGAGCACCAGCAACAACCCCAGCGCCATCAGGACCAACACCATCGCTGTCTGGGGGTCAGACCCGACAACGCCCTCATAGTGCCACGGAAGCAGGTTTTCCTGAACCAGCGGGACCTGTTCTCCATGACGATTGGTATAGGTCTCCATCGTGTGCTTCCAGGGCCAGATGATACTCAAGGACCCCACCAGGAAGCCGGTCAGCACCGCCAGGGTCCGATCATGATAACGGTGCAACAGCCAACCCAGAAAATGGGAAAAGAGGAGCAGTCCGGTCACGCAGCCGGCGAGAAAACACCCCAGTATCCACCAGTTCAACTCCACGACGGCCTGAATGAATACGGGGTACATGCCCATCAGCAACAACAGGAAACTGCCGGAAACGCCGGGGAGAATCATGGCGCATATCGCTATGCAGCCGGCGAGATAAACCATCCACCACTCGGCGGGCAACTGGACCGGCTTGCCAACGGAAATCGCCAATGCGACCAGGGTCCCCAAACCCAGGCCGAGCCAGATCATCGGCGAGCGAAGGGGTAACTGACGGCCAATGTAGACGATCGACGCCACCACCAGTCCAAAGAAGAACCCCCATACCAGCAGCGGATGAAATTCCAGCAGGTAGTGAACCAGATTCGCCAGAGAGAAAATACTGAGCAGCACTCCGCCGAACACGGTCAGTAAAAAACCGCCGTTAACGTGCCGCCAGAAGGCGGCAATACCCTGGTGACGCCAAATGCCCAGCGCCGCGGGCGTCCAACGGCGCAGAGAGTCAATCAGCTCCTCGTAGATGCCGGAGATAAACGCGATGGTACCGCCGGACACCCCGGGGACCACATCGGCCGCCCCCATTGCCATCCCTTTCAGGCAGAGAATCAGTCGGTCTTGCAGGGTCATGGGAGTCCTTGTCATTGTGGAGCGGAAACGGACATGAAAGCTCAGCGGCTGGTGCCGGAGAGCAGAGGGACAAACTTGACCGGCTCCAGCACCTGAGTCACAAAGTTCTCGCTATCCCCGTCGCGCATGATCAGGTTCAGGGACTGGGTCTGGTCTCCTACGGGAATCACCAGGACACCGTTCGGCGCCAATTGATCGAGCAGCCCCTGGGGGACAAAACGGGGCGCAGCCGTGCTCAGAATACCATCGAAAGGGCCCGCTTCCGGCCAGCCAAACCCACCGTCGGCGTGCTTGAGGTGAACATTGCGCAACCCCAACTCACGCAGTCGCTCACGGGCCTTGTCCTGCAGTGGCTTGATCCGTTCAACGCTGTACACCTCGCCCACCAGTTGCGCGAGAACACTGGTCTGGTAGCCGGAACCAGTGCCCACTTCGAGCACTTTTTTCAGGCGCCCACCCGCCGCCCCCAGCAGGATTTCGGTCATACGGGCCACAATATACGGCTGAGAGAGTGTCTGACCGTACCCGATGGGCAGGGAGCTGTCTTCGTAGGCCCTGTGGGCCAGCGCCTCATCCAGAAACCAGTGGCGGGGCGTGTTACGCAGGGTATCCAGGACCTGCAAGTTGGTGACGCCCTTGTCGGCCAGCCTTTGCACCAGACGCTCCCGCGTGCGCTGGGAGGTCATTCCCACACCTTCCAAATTCAGACTCGTC is a window of Marinimicrobium sp. C6131 DNA encoding:
- a CDS encoding protein-L-isoaspartate(D-aspartate) O-methyltransferase, giving the protein MTSQRTRERLVQRLADKGVTNLQVLDTLRNTPRHWFLDEALAHRAYEDSSLPIGYGQTLSQPYIVARMTEILLGAAGGRLKKVLEVGTGSGYQTSVLAQLVGEVYSVERIKPLQDKARERLRELGLRNVHLKHADGGFGWPEAGPFDGILSTAAPRFVPQGLLDQLAPNGVLVIPVGDQTQSLNLIMRDGDSENFVTQVLEPVKFVPLLSGTSR
- a CDS encoding DUF368 domain-containing protein; the protein is MTLQDRLILCLKGMAMGAADVVPGVSGGTIAFISGIYEELIDSLRRWTPAALGIWRHQGIAAFWRHVNGGFLLTVFGGVLLSIFSLANLVHYLLEFHPLLVWGFFFGLVVASIVYIGRQLPLRSPMIWLGLGLGTLVALAISVGKPVQLPAEWWMVYLAGCIAICAMILPGVSGSFLLLLMGMYPVFIQAVVELNWWILGCFLAGCVTGLLLFSHFLGWLLHRYHDRTLAVLTGFLVGSLSIIWPWKHTMETYTNRHGEQVPLVQENLLPWHYEGVVGSDPQTAMVLVLMALGLLLVLALEFWAKRGVDD